CATTCGGTGGACCCTCCAACAGGACGGAAACTAGGCCTAATCGCCAACAAAAATGTgttataaataaaagaaagagaaagaattttaagaaaaagtaATATAAATTACCAAAACCACTTCGCGCCTGTTGTGTCAGAATGACTCCGTCCTCCAACAAACTCCTGATTGGCTCTCCCCAGTTGATTATTCCACGAGTGATGTACAATTCCAACGTTTCCGAGCTGGTACCAAACGCCTATAAATGAATGAATGTAAAAAGAGGTCACGAtaattgaaagaaataaatcagAATATACCGTGAAGACTTACAGGTTTGATATCGGTTTCAAGAGCGTGAAGAAAATCTCCACGATCGACCATAAGCTTTTCACCGGCTTCAGGGTCAACTTCCACTTTGTTTGAAGCTTTGTTCAACCGATTCAACGCTGTCGACTGAGCGGCACGAACCAACCCTTCAATCTCTGCTCCACTAAAGTTCTTCGTCAAAACTGCCAATTCCTGCCAATCAATAATTTAACAATTGGTCTGGAAACAGTAAgccttacatttttttttatatatagtaCCTGCAGGTCAACATCTGAAGCTATCTTCTTGTTATCTCGCATGCGCGCAGTATGGATTTTCAGAATTTGGGCTCGACCCGTTTCGCTCGGTAATCCAATTTCCATTTGAACCTAAAGAATCCAAGACACGAAATATTTGATCTGAGAACGTGCAGGTGTTCTAGACGAAATGTTAGATAGGAAAAAGGTTAATTAGCTTACTTCCAAGCGGCCAGGTCGTAAAAGGGCTTCATCAATCATATCCCTTCTGTTTGTCATACCAATTACGAGAATGTTGTTCAGTGGTTCCACGCCATCGATTTTTGCCAAAAGCTGGTTGACAACGGTATCATGAACGCCTGACGCTCCGGCCACTGAGCCACGAGATTTGCAAATCGCATCGATTTCGTCCAAAATAATGATGTGGAGACCGCTATCGAGACCCAACTAGAATATAAAGGGagaacaaaattattatttcactaACTGCATTTGAAAAGATCTGTCTTAAGAGGACTTACTCGTTTTTGGTCGTCTTCGGCCTCGGCAAAAAGTCGCCGAACATTAGCCTCAGATTCACCGACGTATTTATCCAAGATTTGTGGACCGTTTACAATCTTGGGCTCACGGGCGTTCAACATTTTTCCAATTTGGCGCGCTATCAGAGTTTTTCCGgttccgggcgggccgtacagaAGAATGCCTTTGACGTGTTTGCAACCTACGGAGCAGTAAATCCacatgaaattcaaataaagtATCCAGATAAATTTCCATGAATAGTGACATCTTACCGAGCTGCTCCACGATCTCGGGTGGGAAAATACGGGAGGCGAACGCTCGACGGAAAATGGCGTTGAATTCCGTGTCCAAACCACCAACTCCCATGTTTTGAAAATCCCAATCAGGATTGATGATGGAATGATGGACCGTCTTACTAATGagcaaaagtttgaaaaatcattaaaGTTCATAGCAATTCAGCACGGCGTGCGTTTTTCTTACCCCTTAGACTTTCCAACTAAATTGACTGAGGATCCTTCTGATTTATCAAAGACAATCATCGTATTGGGAAAGCATTGACCAATGCGGAGCTCACGAGACTTGGCTGACGAGACACCAGATTTTATAGCGTTAAGATCCGctcctaaaaagaaaagaaaaacgaccaaAATATAACGGCAGAATGAGTACTGATCGACCAGTCTGTCTTAATCATTATATGCATCAGCTCGTGTGTTATACGGTACAGCAGTTGGATCTACAACTTACCCTCAAGTTCCTTGACAATTAAAGTAAGAAGTGGTTTCTCTTGGAATGGAAAAACCAGGAGCTGTCCAACGGAGAAACTCTGGTGATGAAACTGAGCCGAAAACTCACGCGCCATAGCATCGCTGTCGTAGGTCTCGGAATTTGTTCTAAAAATaacacaataatattagaatgTTTTATAGGATGTTCCAACAACATTCACCAGCAAAGTAAGAGAGTGCGAACACGGAAAATAACCGCGTGATACAGAAAGTTTGCATGGTTCGTTTTAAAATGGCATATTTTCTAACTGGTTGGTGGGTAGCAAGTCATGCCATCAAGACTCACTATTCAACAAAGACGCCCGAAGACATATTTCAATGCAAAAAGATCGACGGGTAAGACTACGAGATTCTATACTATTTCCACTACGTTTCTGTGTCAGTAATGCGGAGGGAGGAAAGGATTGGCATTTCGTTTTCATGCCTACTCATTCGAAATTCGATCTGACAGAGCTTGGATAATCAAAAGATGCCGATTTGATCAATAAGACATGTAACTTATGGGTCTAGGCTACTGACTCACCTTTTCTTGTCGTGGAAATCCACCTCGAGGATCATCTTAGCCAAGGTGTGTTCATTAGTATCGAATTCAAATGGGCGAACGTCGATGTCTTGTCCAATAGAAAGGGTCGCCCACTTGCGCTGAAGCAAACTGAACCCAATGGTTGACGAAAGAACATCCTTATGGCTCTTGACGGTGAAGACAAAACACTGTTCCGGCGAAGTGCTCACTTCGATATgcctaaaacaataaaattacattattttcaTTCTTCAAAGATCTAatactatttttttccccaaaatttaaaatgctaaaataaaaaaaaaagaatactgACTTGACGGAATCATTGAAGTCCTGAGGATTTACCACGGCGCAGTTCGTGAGGGAAAGCTCGTCCGTAAGGCATTTTCCCGCTTTCATCCTCTGCAATAAAGAATACAAATGATAAAGCAATTGATGTCGATTGAAAGTGTTCCCTAGTAATTCTGCTTCAATGCTCTGAATGGAAAAATGCAGTGCCAACAAGAGTGGCCATTGCtaaacaatgaaaaaatagaaacgtaATACAACAAAGCAAAGAGATGTGCTAAGCTTAAAGGTTATACAAACAGTAGCTCCATAGTTTACGTAACTGATTTCTGTTTGGCAACCAGACTacactaaaaaagaaacactaaCTTTAAACACTACCTTTTTACCCCTGTATGTTTTAGAACTATAAACagaaaatataaatgtttACCATGTTCACCATCCTTGCAGTTCTAACTTGGAGGAATGGCAAAACGAATCACCACTTTCTTGTCCCTCAGAAATGCCCTTGTAGCTTGTACTCAACTTAAAGACCAAGTATTCCACGAATTTCACGAAAAGCGTCTGATCTAGAGATTTTGTTTCCGTTGACGTGTTTCTCTGCGAAAAATCGAGAAGTTTGAGAACGCCTTTTAGGTTTTAGCCTCGTGTTGCCTTCAAGGGGGAAACCGAAAACTGTCGAAAGGTTCGTTCAAAATTGGTCTGCTGGATATCTAAGGTCAGTTATATCAAGGTCAGTCAAGGTCGTCATGCTGTTGCCTAGTGTCATCTATTGATAGTGTTTCAAACTACATCTGATTACGACTTAAGTTTTTGGATTCTTTATAGATATAGTAATTACAATTTATCGTtttaatcaaagaaaataaaggtatAATTTAGCTGAAGAAACTCTaaagataaagataaagattgaaagatttttaaaaatttccattaaaTTGGATTACCTATCATCTGGTGGTGATCATTCGAACTTGAAATCGTGGTCTAAATTTCGATTCCAAAAAAGTAGATTTCAAAATTAGACGATTTCGATAAAGTTCATCATTGTCATCACAATTAATTGCTTTCGTGCAAGGTCGAACCTACTGGttttagtgtttttttttacgttgtgTAGTAGACTAATAAATAACTGTGATGTCGGGTAAATGAATAAGTTTTATCTTTTGACTGTGATTTGCATGCCTGAAAACATGGATGAAGGaagtcgaagaaaagaaagaaggcgCCAATTCATAGTGCCTATGATATATTTGACGccgaaaaaaaactaagtacCGTACTTGTCACACGtaataaataaaggaaaaagtatAGAAATTAAGAATCCCGTTAAGAAATGTCTGCATTATCACAatttaaatcaagaaaatccaaaatttttaCAGCATATCGGTATTAGGTCAATTTGTGCGATGAGTTGAGTGTTCGTTAGTGACACACAATATAATCACGTCACTGTTGCACGCCGTTGACACAACCCTCAGGTTGCTCAATCATCCCGTGCAACTGAGCCCATTCATTAAACATCATCGCATACACGGACTGACCCTCTAGCATGACTTTAGATCAAGCATCTCATCGGGCAATAACACCTTCAGCACCTGATAACCAATTGGGATTCTAGTCTGAGCCTATACCCGCGGACGGGACCTCTGTCTAGAATCACTAAATTCGCCGATACATTGATCCCAATGGATCGTACCATAGTGGCGCCAGAGCGGGATTTTAATTAACTAACAATGCTCACCAGAGGGTTCGAACCCTGGTTTATAGCCATACACTTATTTCTAAGGGACGCCTTATCCAACAAACCCACTCTTCAACAAtatctttaattttgaaaaggtAACAATAAATCTTTTcccatttctcctttttttcggtgtattttcttataattatttgatttggcgGGAATGAGAAGGGAACACAAATTAATTTGGGAACAGCGTGAATGGCTAaacgaaaattattatttgatgttACGAATATTATTTGCTTAAAATTAACTCGAATATTACTTTTTTGTGAGCaaatttagttcttttttcaattttatgtcGACTCACGCGATCTTTCTTGTACCGAATTCAGCAAGTGCGGAACACATGCTCCTGTCAGCGTGTGTTGGCTAATTGATTGATTCGGTTGCCCCGTTTGTGTTGTGACTTCTTGCTTTCGTAACTAATGTTGAATCTTTTAAGTGTTTGACGCTTTCCCCTAATTAAAGAATTCCTTGGGTCTCTTTTGTAACATTGTCTAGACGCTTGCTTAGATGAGGAACGGCATCACAACTTTTCTTTAGTTTTCTTCACTTGAAAAAATCCACTTTTTTTTGGAGGGGTGGGGTCCTCAGCTCttgaaaacttgaaaacaGTTTTCCTAAGTTGAGTGAGGTGGGTGAAATGATGAAGGTGAGGTATAGGTCAGAGTTAAACATGGGGTTAACGGGTAAACAAATTTTAGCGGTTCCATCTCTCTAAATTCAAAATCGTCGTCCTTTTCGAGAGCAGCTGTCCAGCAGTCCGGTGTTCTGATAGTTGTTTAGGGGTTCAATATGATTTAGAGATTGTCGACACCTCACAGGTTGTTGAGACAATCTTTGAGCTATAACACAGGCGCTGTTTTATTATGCGATAAAACCAATCTGTCGGAATTGATCGTATGAATTGTGATGTAAGCTCGTTGGCAAATGGAGGTTTCTCCGATGAGGACTCCTAGGGTACCCCCAATTAAATCTCTTCCTCGTTCCATTGTTGAATTTTGAAGGGAACTGGGTGGT
The sequence above is drawn from the Daphnia pulicaria isolate SC F1-1A chromosome 1, SC_F0-13Bv2, whole genome shotgun sequence genome and encodes:
- the LOC124314729 gene encoding vesicle-fusing ATPase 1-like, translating into MVNMRMKAGKCLTDELSLTNCAVVNPQDFNDSVKHIEVSTSPEQCFVFTVKSHKDVLSSTIGFSLLQRKWATLSIGQDIDVRPFEFDTNEHTLAKMILEVDFHDKKRTNSETYDSDAMAREFSAQFHHQSFSVGQLLVFPFQEKPLLTLIVKELEGADLNAIKSGVSSAKSRELRIGQCFPNTMIVFDKSEGSSVNLVGKSKGKTVHHSIINPDWDFQNMGVGGLDTEFNAIFRRAFASRIFPPEIVEQLGCKHVKGILLYGPPGTGKTLIARQIGKMLNAREPKIVNGPQILDKYVGESEANVRRLFAEAEDDQKRLGLDSGLHIIILDEIDAICKSRGSVAGASGVHDTVVNQLLAKIDGVEPLNNILVIGMTNRRDMIDEALLRPGRLEVQMEIGLPSETGRAQILKIHTARMRDNKKIASDVDLQELAVLTKNFSGAEIEGLVRAAQSTALNRLNKASNKVEVDPEAGEKLMVDRGDFLHALETDIKPAFGTSSETLELYITRGIINWGEPIRSLLEDGVILTQQARSGFGLVSVLLEGPPNAGKTALAAQLAKNSEFPFIKICSPNDMVGFSESAKVLQIRKFFDDAYRSELSCILLDNIERLLDYGAIGPRYSNAVLQALLVLLTKQPPKGRNLLVICTTSRRPVLEELEMLSTFSKIFRVPNISTCEQVIAVLEETDVFSQSQIAAIAQKVANGRFFVGIKQLLGMIEMAKHFDEERRVFKFLTELEDEGFWELGA